One Danio rerio strain Tuebingen ecotype United States chromosome 9, GRCz12tu, whole genome shotgun sequence genomic region harbors:
- the zgc:136439 gene encoding uncharacterized protein LOC678627: protein MKAVILAAGYGTRLQRDIEIDTTGKFKHLKGIAKPLLPVGSCALISHWLQALTKTGCVDTVYVVTNDLHHEAFQQWAQEFPNVKIINDGTRRNKDRHGAVACLQLTIKLCAVDDDLLVIGGDTLFKEDFSLRTFTERFFEVQSKDKESNLVLAYRCKDEETSKYGILELDEDLKVQCLKEKPLLSETNSRDACPCFYLFSKTSLPLLEVFLNEKKNNPIEERDAPGTFLSWLILRKPVYVHRISGRFDVGNLASYVECDKYFKDQLQNSAVYLM from the exons ATGAAAGCTGTTATTCTGGCAGCAGGTTATGGCACGAGACTGCAGCGGGATATTGAGATCGACACGACGGGGAAATTCAAGCATTTGAAAGGCATTGCCAAACCTCTGCTTCCCGTCGGTTCATGTGCACTGATCTCACACTGGCTTCAGGCACTGACCAAAACAGGATGTGTGGACACTGTTTATGTGGTT ACAAATGATCTTCACCATGAAGCGTTCCAGCAGTGGGCTCAAGAATTTcccaatgttaaaataataaacgaTGGTACAAGAAGAAATAAG GACAGACATGGTGCCGTTGCCTGTCTCCAGTTGACAATCAAGTTGTGTGCTGTGGATGACGACTTACTAGTTATCGGAGG AGATACTTTATTCAAGGAGGACTTCAGCCTCAGGACATTTACAGAGAGATTCTTTGAAGTCCAATCTAAAGACAAAGAGAGCAATTTAGTGCTGGCATACCGATGCAAAGATGAGG AAACATCCAAATACGGGATTCTAGAGTTGGACGAGGACCTTAAAGTACAGTGTCTGAAAGAAAAACCTCTCTTAAGTGAAACAAATTCACGTGATGCT TGTCCATGCTTTTACTTGTTTTCAAAGACCTCACTTCCTCTTTTGGAAGTTTTTCTCAATGAGAAGAAG AACAACCCTATTGAAGAGCGGGATGCACCAGGGACCTTTCTGTCATGGCTGATATTAAG GAAGCCTGTGTATGTGCACAGGATATCTGGTCGATTTGATGTGGGAAATTTGGCATCGTATGTTGAATGTGACAAATACTTCAAGGACCAACTTCAAAATTCAGCTGTTTATTTAATGTAG
- the asnsd1 gene encoding asparagine synthetase domain-containing protein 1: MCGICCVVSLTTPHDPLEENVLQNLKHRGPNCSKDITKEISNCSVLFSAHVLHMRGCLTPQPLQDDTGNMLLWNGEVFGGLKLEQEENDTKVLLHQLSMATSASDIVCLLSQLEGPWAFIYYQKSERCIWFGRDFFGRRSLLWKFNPERAFFTLVSVASQPADDSQSQWQEVPPGGVYRFDLTDTSLDGTFIFELYPWIFHSDDKPIESPELKCEGLPKCVSLNTNSSGLYLTSPVCPMNTSISSLTTEQNHNASQTSVENLKAFLTNTDKKAVVSALIDVLSEAVRKRVQYLHARDALEVSLNQTKADIAILFSGGIDSMILAALTDRHVPADKPIDLLNVAFKMQEAKMPPKSMKKGKNKKTDCDDADKTQLDQQKFNPFNVPDRITGRAGLQELKNLSPKRQWNFIEINVTQEELVEMRQKRICHLVHPLDTVLDDSLGCAIWFAARGIGVINEAVDEELYISEAKVVLTGIGADEQLAGYSRHRVRYKHSGLEGLIRELAMELGRISSRNLGRDDRIIGDHGKEARFPYLDEDVVSFLNGLPVSEKADLSLPRGVGEKLLLRLAAVELGLGLSALLPKRAMQFGSRIAKLEDNHEKASDKCKRLVTT; this comes from the exons ATGTGTGGGATCTGCTGTGTGGTCAGTTTGACCACACCACATGATCCACTGGAGGAGAATGTGCTTCAAAATCTCAAACACAGAGGACCCAATTGTAGCAAAGACATTACAAAAGAAATCTCAAACTGCAGTGTCCTATTCTCTGCACATGTACTTCATATGAGGGGTTGCCTGACCCCTCAACCTCTTCAAGATGACACTGGGAATATGCTTCTCTGGAATGGAGAGGTGTTTGGTGGTCTGAAATTAGAGCAGGAAGAAAATGACACCAAAGTTCTTCTTCATCAACTGTCAATGGCCACCAGTGCCTCAGATATTGTATGTTTGTTATCACAACTCGAAGGACCGTGGGCCTTTATCTATTACCAAAAGTCTGAGCGCTGCATCTGGTTCGGGAGGGACTTTTTCGGGAGAAGAAGTCTGCTTTGGAAATTCAATCCTGAAAGAGCTTTTTTCACACTCGTATCAGTTGCTTCCCAGCCAGCAGATGATAGTCAATCCCAATGGCAGGAGGTACCACCTGGTGGAGTTTACAGGTTTGACCTAACAGACACTTCACTAGAtggtacatttatttttgaactttatCCATGGATTTTCCACAGTGACGACAAGCCAATTGAAAGCCCGGAATTGAAATGTGAAGGTCTTCCCAAATGTGTTTCTTTAAACACAAATAGTTCTGGACTTTACCTGACCTCCCCTGTTTGTCCGATGAACACATCCATTTCATCACTTACAACTGAACAAAATCATAACGCCTCTCAAACCTCTGTTGAAAATCTGAAAGCATTCTTAACAAACACTGACAAGAAAGCAGTGGTTAGTGCACTGATTGATGTTCTAAGCGAGGCCGTTCGTAAGAGAGTGCAGTACTTACATGCTCGGGATGCACTGGAGGTTTCCTTAAATCAAACAAAAGCTGACATCGCCATTCTTTTCTCTGGAGGAATTGATTCAATGATACTAGCTGCCCTTACTGATAGGCACGTTCCTGCAGACAAGCCCATTGACTTGCTCAATGTTGCTTTCAAAATGCAAGAAGCAAAGATGCCTCCCAAGTCCATGAAGAAAGGTAAAAATAAGAAGACTGACTGTGATGATGCTGATAAAACGCAATTGGATCAGCAGAAGTTTAATCCGTTTAATGTGCCTGACCGAATAACAGGAAGAGCAGGTCTGCAAGAACTTAAAAATCTCAGTCCAAAGCGCCAGTGGAACTTTATCGAAATTAACGTAACTCAAGAGGAGCTGGTGGAAATGCGACAGAAACGCATCTGTCATTTGGTGCACCCTTTGGACACTGTTCTGGATGACAGCCTTGGATGTGCTATTTGGTTTGCTGCCAGAGGAATTGGTGTCATAAATGAGGCTGTTGATGAAGAACTTTATATTTCAGAAGCAAAG GTGGTTCTGACTGGCATCGGGGCAGACGAACAGCTGGCGGGTTACTCCAGACACAGGGTGCGATATAAACACTCGGGACTTGAAGGACTAATCAGAGAGCTGGCTATGGAACTGGGACGAATATCCTCAAGAAATCTTGGAAGAGATGACCGAATCATTGGGGATCATGGAAAAGAGGCCAG ATTCCCTTACTTGGATGAAGATGTAGTCAGTTTCCTTAACGGACTGCCTGTGTCGGAGAAGGCTGACTTGTCTCTACCTAGAGGAGTTGGAGAAAAACTACTACTGAGGTTGGCAGCTGTTGAGTTGGGATTGGGACTCTCTGCTCTCTTGCCTAAGAGAGCCATGCAGTTCGGCTCCAGAATCGCCAAGTTAGAGGACAACCATGAAAAGGCTTCAGATAAGTGCAAAAGGCTTGTCACCACATAA
- the asdurf gene encoding ASNSD1 upstream open reading frame protein, producing MSSKNIQRTEPGASEERAQKEELNQKIKEQKIVVDELSNLKKNRRVYTQQPNSNIFFLADKGETLSSCKQDLDNMRKEYQDI from the exons ATGTCCTCCAAGAACATACAGCGAACTGAGCCTGGGGCCTCAGAAGAGCGCGCACAAAAAGAGGAGCTGAACCAAAAG ATAAAAGAGCAAAAGATTGTTGTGGACGAGTTAAGTAACTTGAAGAAAAACAGG AGAGTGTACACCCAGCAACCCAACAGCAATATATTCTTTCTGGCAGACAAAGGAGAAACCCTTAGCTCTTGTAAAC AGGACCTGGATAACATGCGGAAAGAATATCAAGATATATAG